In Erigeron canadensis isolate Cc75 chromosome 6, C_canadensis_v1, whole genome shotgun sequence, the following are encoded in one genomic region:
- the LOC122603736 gene encoding uncharacterized protein LOC122603736 has translation MDKSVAGFEKCNDRKVDMSQDRIQRNRGDPFPFPGFIVNNKVDYEDHTPIGKMLCGSVPDSAKSSEQSSSTATTKTPPAEPSVSPEIQSNLCRSVLVSGAAPSTCYGFGHVISGVVDKRKCKARGILSVGHKEPLEQEISGDSIHCFSNDKRGKDIFSKSRPSMIPFPVEASISWHLSPSYVDKDENDNFVRKIDSPKPLHQSWNIVESSPSSPCESPCTLSSPDAQGVLETSSEKVVNKLSSTSPCDEHVMLPEERPSSFDFSGESSPFSANSLGSGNVMQTPNSDSSLERHAPLSWMNEGMTFETELDQVTNDLHHKSLFPKDNSSPWDPSRLNVELAELSSLSDLINPKSFIESLDVHASWISNSTSENVSESQMRVSWRDGLISGSFDKEDLDCCRLLSDEETDADGLLKSPRLTEHEVKEEGNGKGTSFPTPLNPCAESICSDDGGVLASDDSGWTMYYKNRSFAI, from the coding sequence ATGGATAAGTCAGTAGCTGGGTTCGAGAAGTGTAATGATAGAAAAGTGGACATGTCACAAGATAGGATACAACGTAACCGAGGTGACCCCTTTCCCTTTCCCGGGTTTATCGTGAATAACAAAGTTGATTATGAAGATCATACTCCTATTGGAAAAATGCTGTGTGGCTCTGTTCCTGATTCTGCTAAATCTAGTGAACAAAGCTCAAGCACTGCTACCACAAAAACCCCACCTGCCGAACCATCTGTGTCTCCTGAAATTCAGTCCAATTTGTGTCGGTCTGTTCTTGTTTCAGGAGCTGCACCTTCCACTTGTTATGGTTTCGGGCATGTAATATCTGGTGTCGTTGATAAGAGAAAATGCAAGGCTAGGGGAATCCTTTCGGTAGGACATAAAGAACCTCTTGAACAGGAGATTTCTGGAGACAGTATTCATTGTTTTAGTAATGATAAAAGAGGGAAAGATATCTTTTCAAAGTCTAGACCCTCGATGATTCCTTTTCCGGTTGAAGCTTCAATAAGTTGGCATTTGTCACCATCTTATGTTGATAAAGATGAAAATGACAATTTTGTTAGGAAAATCGATTCCCCAAAACCGTTGCACCAGTCCTGGAATATAGTTGAATCTTCCCCTTCTTCACCCTGTGAGTCTCCTTGTACGCTTAGCAGTCCTGATGCTCAAGGAGTATTAGAGACGTCGTCAGAGAAAGTTGTAAATAAATTATCTTCAACTTCTCCTTGCGATGAACATGTTATGCTACCAGAAGAGAGAccatcatcatttgatttcaGTGGGGAAAGTTCTCCATTTTCTGCAAACTCGTTAGGCAGTGGGAACGTCATGCAAACTCCGAACTCAGATTCAAGTTTAGAAAGGCATGCACCTTTATCTTGGATGAATGAAGGCATGACGTTCGAAACTGAACTTGATCAGGTGACCAATGATCTTCATCATAAAAGCTTATTTCCCAAGGACAATTCATCACCCTGGGATCCATCTAGGCTGAATGTTGAGTTGGCAGAATTATCCTCACTTTCTGATCTTATAAACCCCAAGAGTTTTATAGAAAGCTTGGATGTCCATGCATCATGGATTTCTAACTCAACTTCAGAGAATGTATCAGAGTCACAAATGCGTGTGTCTTGGAGGGATGGACTCATAAGTGGTTCCTTTGATAAGGAAGATTTGGATTGCTGTAGATTGTTGTCAGATGAAGAAACGGATGCTGATGGACTTTTAAAGTCTCCCAGGCTTACCGAGCATGAAGTGAAGGAAGAGGGGAATGGTAAAGGAACTTCATTTCCTACTCCCCTCAATCCTTGTGCAGAGTCAATATGCAGTGATGATGGTGGAGTACTTGCGTCTGACGACTCAGGCTGGACTATGTATTACAAAAACCGATCATTTGCAATTTGA